The DNA region AATATGGATCAAAAAGACACCATAATCCTAAAGGAACTCCAGAAAAACAGCAGGATCCCTGTAAGTGATCTTGCTGTCATGCTGGAAGTGACCGAGAGCGATGTGACTAAAAGGATCACCAGCCTCTACCAGGCAGGTATCCTCCGCCGGTGTACGGCAGTCATCGACTACTCGGCAATGGGTGTCGATGAGGTCTCCGTTATTCTCTCACTGAAAGTCACCCCGGAAAAAGGTCTGGGGTATGATGGTATTGCCGAGAAACTTTCCCGCTTCCCGCAGGTCGAGAGTATCAGACTCCTTACGGGCAGCTATGATTTCCAGGTCACCATTACCGGACAGTCCATGGCAGAGATCTCCCGGTTCGTCGCCGAGCAGATCGCATCGATCGACGGCATCAGGGAAACGATGACCCAGATCGTTATGCGGACGTATAAGGAACAGGGTGTAGAGATGGCCCGTCCGGGAAGCCGCGACAGACAGCTTATTACGTTCTAAGGCCGGGATCATCATGCGTAATTTTGTATCAAAGGTAGCTGCCGAGATCCCTCCCTCGGGCATCAGAAAGTTCTTCGATCTCGTCCTCACGATGGATAACGATAAGGTTATCAGTCTGGGCGTCGGGGAACCGGATTTCGATACCCCCTGGAACGTTTCCAAAGCTGCCATCACATCCATCGAGAAAGGGCTGACGATGTACACGTCGAACCGTGGTCTGCCCGATCTCTGTTCCGCTTTGTCCAAGGATCTGGAGCAGCGGTATCATACC from Methanocorpusculum labreanum Z includes:
- a CDS encoding Lrp/AsnC family transcriptional regulator gives rise to the protein MDQKDTIILKELQKNSRIPVSDLAVMLEVTESDVTKRITSLYQAGILRRCTAVIDYSAMGVDEVSVILSLKVTPEKGLGYDGIAEKLSRFPQVESIRLLTGSYDFQVTITGQSMAEISRFVAEQIASIDGIRETMTQIVMRTYKEQGVEMARPGSRDRQLITF